The Toxoplasma gondii ME49 chromosome XI, whole genome shotgun sequence region CAACCGCCGGTTCCCCGAGCTCCCTCAACTATTCACGCTGCGTGTGACTACAGAAATCGCCTCATGAGTTGAATTTGCCTCAAAAAATCTACTCGAAACTAGCCTCCCGCCTTCCACAAATGCACCGAGAGGCGCATAGGGAACGCGGAGAAAACACAGTAACCTAAGACAGCCGGGCAGTAAAACGCTCCCACCAGCCCCGGCATCCAGATCCTGCCTGAAGGATTCTGGAGGCGCGAAAGACCGACACAAATTGACACACATAAAAGAAGTACCTGCCTTCAAATCCGAGGTACCCGCAACCGGCAAGTGAACACAAGGTTCGCAAGATGCAGCAACGGAGACTGCCCACGATGGGGCCTCACCCACTGCAATCGGTAAGACAAGTCACAAAAAACTCGCGGCCGCTTCTATTCAAATGAAAATGACACAAAGAACAAAGGATTCACACAAGGTGCGTTCACGTTGCCTTCCGCATTTGAGAATTCGAccagagaacggagacgtGGCCTCACTCCGTCTCTCTGGGTTGCCAGGAATACGCTGAGGAGTCAAACAGTTCTTTAAAGCAAAGGGAAACAAGGGAGGAATGCCTCTCCTGAGCCATAACCTCGGGAAAAATGACGAAGGATTGCAGAGAATCACCGATGATGTCTGCCGACTTTTCGTCGGTCCTGTGTCCGTTAACGGCTCCGTCTCCGTTGCCGAATGGTGACGCAAGGGTGCCGACAGGGAGCTGACAGAGGCAAGTTCGGGGCCAGAAGATCGCACGGTTTGGGAATTGACATGACAGATAAAAACATCAAAGGAAATTGGAAAAAAGTCTCTTGCGGAGTCACGCAGAAAAAAATGGCAATCCTTCGCCTGTGCGTAACAGCGTGTCTGTTTCGCGCAAGCCGCACACTGCCGGTGCAAGAGTCGCAACACGACGAGAGCCTGCCGAAGGATTGCGCCAGGGTTCGCGAGCCAATGCAATTTTAGATGAGAATGAATCGAGGGAAGCCGAACCCTGTAGCTGAACCGCGTCTCCTGGCTTCATAAAGAATCCCTGTTGGTCCTTCGGTGGCGGCTGTCGTTCCCACAATTATGTCGCCGGGGCTGCTGCGACCGAGAAGGCCCCTGGCTTGCCAGAAACTCTGCGTTACCCACCAGTTTCTTTCCCTGAGGTGTCACCAAAACCTCCTCGAGACTCTGGCTTTGGAACATGTCTTGGAGCCACCTCCAGATCCCGTAGGCTGTATCTATGACTGCTATCTTGCCCCCTTCCCGTCCCGCCAAAGGAACAAAAGAGCTGGCGCTCTACGCAGCCTTCCTGGATTTCtctgcggtgtatgtacaggcCGCCCGGCTGGCAAGTTACTGCAGAGCGGACGGTCTGTTGTCACTTCATAGTTTCGTTTGCAGGAATGCTGGATCTAGTGGCAGACACACGGAAGACGAACTGCCACTGGGGAAGATAGTGAGGCACACCTCGCAGTGCTGTGAAGTTGTAAGAAAGAAAACGTCGCGGGCCGCGGGAGAAACACAACGACTGCGGGGCCAGTAATGCACTGAAGGCGCTTTCGTTCCTGGGCATCTTAGCAAACAACTGAGGAACGGGCATCACACAAAGCAATGAGAGGCTCCGCTAGAAGGACCGCCCCGGATGGCGGTGCTGGCATTTGCTTCGATGCAAAAAAACGACGGTAAGCATCTCCCGGGTTTTCCTGCTCGTTTGGTGGCCTCCAATTCGCCTGAATGACTCCCAACCACAGAAGGCCTGCCCCGGCGACTGGCCTGTGCTTGGATTATCACCATTAGGAATCCATCAGAAGATGAACCTCTCGAGGGGCTGTCTGCtacagcgaagaggagattgacgtctctgtcgtttccGTACTCTGCCGGATTCTCAGGTCTGAACGGGGGTTGCCTCCTAGAAAGCGCATGTAGCGTGTGGCGACCCGTGCTGTGCTTGTCCCAGTGTCTGTTCGCAAAAAGTGCGCTCGAGTTTAGAATTTCGTAAATTATCcttttgccttctctgcatgcagggaatTCATTGAAGGATttgcgaagagaaaggctcAGCGGCGTCAAGTTGCGAAGGAACAGGAAGctcggcgagagaaagaggaacggcGGCACATGAAGCGGCAGGTAACCCTGAACTCTAATTCCCGGGGTACCCCGGCTGGCCaaaaacgcgggagaaactAGATGAGACTGGATCCGcagagcaaagagagacattCGGAGTATGCAGGATTTGAGCGAAGATGGTGTCGAACTCTCCCGTCGCTTTTGTGTTGCGTTTATGGTTCTCCACTGCTTCACACAGCGCCAAGAGCTCTTGATGAAACACGTCGCTGAACTCGAAGAGGCACGCAAAAACGCTAGGCGCGCTCACGCAAGAGCTTCTCTGGCTAACCGAAAAGGTAGAACGTCGGACGACTGAACGAAACTCAGGATTTACATCGCTCGGAATCTACCTCCAAATATTCCGGTATATGTAGACGCATCTCTATCTATATGCTTGTGTATCCTCCGGTGTGTATTTGTGTGTCTACCTGTCTGTCTatctgtctccttgtttatttatctatctatttaAAACGGCATGTATTCTTGGATCTCACCGTTTCTATATGGATGGAGCGTGTGTAttggtatatatatattatatatatattatatatatattattcATTTCTACATTGATGCATGCTTGCACGCACCTACAGAACCGTGCTTGTACAAGCGTCTGTGAGTCACAAATGAAGAGGCACATTTGCATCTGCACGCATATGTGACCACGGAGCATTTGTAAAAGAGACAATACCAACTTTGAATGCGTTCGTGGATCTTCTACGCGACAGACTGCGTGTCTATCTTCTTTCTACCTGCTGCAGAATACTCCTCAGAGTCGGTCATTGGGCATACCTCCGCGTCAGCagggaaaaaaaggagggTAAAgggtgaggaagaaacatcaaaaagaaggcgaggcggtGGTGAGCAAGAGAGCGAGCCTTCGGGgccgagaggcagaaaggtGAATGCATCCGCAGAGAGTGAAGCTGCAGACGCTGTCGAGTTCCAGAGCTACTCTGCGAGCGACTACGGGAGACACCACGATCGTGAACATGCCGGCGCCGATTCGGAGAAGCTCTTTCATGTGAGTTGTTGCAGGCGCCTTTCGTGTCTACAAACGGCACAAATAAAGCCGTGAGCCCGGCCAGTATGGGAAGGCTGGCCCGGTGGCAAGGTTGCGAATAACCTGCGGAAAATCCGTAGAATATTAATCAGACACGAAAGGAGACAATACAGCACGTCCTGCAACAGACAGGCACGAGAGCAGTTCTTTCTTCTAAGTGCTGGGACCTCGCTGACTGGCGAGGAGCTGCACACTTCTCAGCCTCTTTTTCGTTAGGATACACGTAGATTCACAAGGGatccttctcttcgtgtAGATATGAAAAAATGCATACATGCGTGTAAGGACTCCCATACATTTACATAGGATATAACTTTCTGCACGGTGCGTATCCGTATATGTGCATTTTTacctcatatatatatatatgtatatatgtatagatttatatgtatatatatatatatatatgtatatatgtatagatatatatgtatatatatatatatgtatatatatatatatatatatctgggACAACACGGTATTTCTATCCAGGCGTGCTGTGTGTCTTTACGCCCAGAGGTGGTGGATGCCAATGTGTATCGAAGTGTGAaggtgtgcatgcgtttgcgtGTCCCGCGGAAACTGATGTGTCAAAATGGTGTCTCCTAGACAGGACTTAGGTGTCTGTAGATGTTTTTCCTTCCGTCTCCCGACAGGAGCTGATTTTCGGTCTTCCCCGTTGTTTTTTGCGCAGAGTGTAGTCCAGTTTCTTCCGAGTGCCTCGCTGTCAGGGGACGCACGAAGGCTGCCTGGGGACAACGCCGGCAGTGAAAAAACCGCTTCTGCTTCGAATTCTTCCACGACTCCAGTTGAAAATCTGACACCGTGGCTGTTGGGATGTACAGTGACGACCACATTAGGATCGTTCTTTCAGCCACGGCCGGACTGTCCTTCACTCTCGGCGACAATCGAGTCCAAGAAAGACCATGTGAACGCTGGCCCGTCGACTGCTTTGTCTTttgcggagaagcagagtcaAATTGCCTCGAAAAACCGAGCGGGAGAAGATCCGCGTTCCGCTCCCCAAGAAACGCAAGATGGAAATGTAGTGGGCGCCGCCCGAGGCACCACGGTCCGGGAAGACCGTGCCTCTGCGCGCGTGAAGCAGgcgacaggaaggaagacaaAAGGCGGGAAGTCACGGATGCGTCCGAAAAAGGGtaaaggaaagagaggcaaacaAAAGAGAGGACGGGGGCGACAGTGAAGGGAGCCCGTGAAGCAGCGGATGCTTTTTTCTCAagagggaaacgagaagcagacacgagagagagcaatTAGACGTCACTTCGCTTTCTAGCGTTAGGTGTAAGAGCTGTGGGGCCTTCACACGCAAGCAGGTCGTAGTGGAGCTTTTTGTGCGTGCGGTGGCTCATGGCGTCCTCCCGTTCCGTGAAAGGCACAGGTTTGGACGGGAcagcttttcttcgctgaaATAGAAGCTGTGTCTGACTCTtctcgacagaaaacggcAGCGGTCATCCAAGGTTCAGCTCTTCTCATTTACTGCACTTCATCTGCATCTTCTTGTCGGACCATAAACATGGAATTGAACGGTTTTTCTAGGTTTGAACTCTGCTCTCTGTAGCGAGCAGCGCCGCATTACGGTTCTCAGACAGCGGTATGCGTTCCTCTGTTCATCTCCCAGGGGAAGAAGCTAAACAGTGACAAGTGACGAATTCACCACTCTATCCAAGAAAAGTATACTTTCATTGCGGAGGCACTCCCGCTCTTGAAGAATGTTTCATCTCTCTGCGTGCGCGATATTGTCTCTTGGAGTGTCTGAGCAAAAGGTAGCCGAGAGAGCTGAGAGGCCGCTGAGCAGCAGGGCAAGAAAAtagaaagacgaagaggcgcaCCAGATATCCTAcacgagcagaagagagcggtCGAAATCGTGGAAAAAGATTACCCTTTTCGACACGATTGCGACAGAAGCGTTCAGAGGCGACTGGGACGGTTTCTGGACCATTGGCTGCCCTTTTGCCTCTCCTAGAGCGCCAGGTGCGGCGCTCCTGAGTTTGTTTACGAGAAGAAGCCTTAATGGAGATATCTGTACAAGCTCAAAAGTGGACGAAAGTGAACCCACAGAGACGGAAAGCTAGGCGCCCGTTTTcggcagatgcatgcagagagatcATGTACACATTTATAATCTATATATAAGAAACGTAGGTGGCGAGCGGAGCCGGTTCACGCACTTTTGGCCAGGAGCAAAGCCGATCAAAGCCCCAGTCCTCTCTGCACATACAATGCATTCTCAGCCAGCTCGAGAAGGTGCCGTCAAGATTCTCTTTTGTAGACTTTTTGGACCGCACATCTCGCACCTCCCGCTCGCTTCAATCTGCGTCTACTTCCGTCTTTCCATtttcgaaaaaagaaaaacgttgGAGACCAACGTTGAAGATCGCGGACCAGGGGATCCTAGCGGGGGCGCTGCCTCCCTTTGACGCCCAGACACATTCGGGCGCCCTGTGTGAGCGCCAGATTTCGTCTCGAGGCTTCTCTCGCCCctagagaaaaaaacggagacaatgcTTCTCTCCGCACAAGAAACGTAGACAAAACGTCCCCACTTTCATACCCTGCGTTGCtttacacacatatataaataaagacatatatatgtatgcgtgtatgcatgtagatGCATTCGCTTACACATGTGCATCAACGTGCGTCATTCATGTGCTTTACAAGTATGTAGACAGGCAATCAGAGCCCGTTCCACTTCTACCTTCTGTTGTGATCCCGTCACATTTGAGAGAAGATTTCTGGACCTTCCACGATAAAGATGCACCGCGGACGCGTTACGAAGCTGCAGACACGCAACGGCGCCTCCATTTTCCTTCGGCGCTCTGCGTTGAATTCGCTCAATTGCGCAGGAGTCTATCCTGCGCAGGagggagcagagacaggtcCACGCTGAACCGTTGCTACGCGGTTCACTCCGCGCTTGCTCCTCGCCTGTGAAGCCACCGCCATCCCTCTGCAGCCTGGAGAAAACATTGGTGTTCCACGAGAAAGTGCTTTCCCACGAGCCAATGCCCCTCCCAAAAAATCCAGCTTTTTATGACAGACccaaggaaagaaacgccgcCTTCCGCGACTTCGTTTCCGGACTGACTGCGACAAACGCTGACACTTTCCACTTTCCTCGCGAAAAATCACTTTGTCTGCTGGGGCGGCCGCTGAGTCTTCAGAAGGCGATACAGACCTGCCGGACAAATTCCAAAACACAAGTACACACATTtattatacatatacatgaaTATTTATAGACGATGACGTATTTTTGCATGTGATGAGGGTGTTGAGAAGAACTTGTTTCGAGAGCTCACAGGATCAGAACGCTCAGTCCACGACGTTTCACAGGAAAGGCCGCTGCCCTGTTTTCTCATCCATTTCTTCTCACGGGCAAGCTTGAGCACGTACGCTTCGACCACTCTACGTACTCTACAGGAAgaacatatacacatacacatatgcatatatctgtACAAATAGGTACATGCGCAGATACAtgtataggtatatatatgaacgCAGATGTATGCGTACATATTCTCAAACGTTCGCACATAGACTTTTCGGGGCATCGAAGCGTGCTCGTGAGTCCCGGTAAAGACGCCTCAAACCATGGACACACTCATTCCCAAACAACTAtttaacatatatatatatatatgtatgtatgtatgcatgtatttaATATATGCATAACTTAGTGTGGCAATAAGCCCAGTTTTTGCCTAAAAGGAAAACGCTTACCTCTCACATGACCGATGCAGTCATGAGCTGCCGGAGAACTTTCGAATCTCAGGACCATCAGCGGCTGCGTCTGACGCAAGAAAACCGGAAAAGTACTCGAACAGAAAGACTCATTAAAACATAACTCACTGTCTCTCGGCATTTCCACCTTGTCCCCTTCTCTGGCACAAAGCAGCCTTTCCACCAACAGCCAACCAGTCGAGATGGTACCACGTGACGTTCCCTCTTGTGTTGAAAAATGGAATAAAAAACACAGGTGTCTTGAAAAAAGTTCCCGACACCTAGAAAAACAAACccatatttatgtatgtatacaagTGCTTATATTCGTGTACACGTAAGTCTGTAAATTGATCAAATACAAGTCTAcccatacatgcatatacatatacatgtatatatatatatatatgtatatatatatgtacatatgtatatgaagATGACTGTATTGATTTGCATGTACGGAGGGCATCGAACTTAGGCTCAGAAGCGGTGTGAGGAAACAGCGAATAAACTCGAGCgtgcagaggagacaaagacctCGTCTTCCAACTGCATTTAGTTTCCATCGTCTCCTTTGCAGTTTCTCACCTTGTTGGCGTTGAAGTAGAAGCAGAGGAGCTTCGAGTTGTTCTTCTTGCTGGTGATTTTCAAGATCTCTGAGAGTTCGAAAGACGCGTAGACCTGCACAACCTCTTCCAAGTGCGGCTCTGTCTgctcgctgtttcttcgccATGTCTCCAGTCCAGGCCCCCGCGCCAtcgcctcctctcgcgttctgctcTTTGCGGCGCCTTCGCCGTGCAGAGACTCCggactctgcttctcgccttcctctcccgtcGGCTTTATCGGCTGCAGCTTGGGAACAAGGCCACAGAATTCCTCCACATCGCGTCCTTCTATCACGCGGTTTCCTCCCGCAAGAAGCCCCAGAAATGCTTGCATATCTTCTGACTCAGattccgtctcctcttcatcttcttgtcgttctctctcctcgttttctttctccgtctcaccttcttcagttctgtctgctccttcctttccctcttctttgccttctcgttGGCTGGTCTTTTCTCGGTTTCCCCCCGTCTGCTGTGCGAGCGATTCGGCGCAGAAGGCTCTGTCGCCGCCGACTACGCGCTGTCGCCTGACGAGCAGTGGCTCCGGCGCGCTGACCAGAAGGAGCCGCCTGGGTGTGACGAGAATGCGACAGCTCTCGAGCGTAGGTCGATTCATTTGCCAGTCTCGAAGATACGTGTAGCCCTCTCCGAGGCCCGCAGCCACGAACTGGCCCGCCACCGAAGACGCCACAGACAGGCTCCGAGTAGGAAGCGAACCGATCGTCGAAGACTGGCGAGTTCTCCCACTGGAAGAGCCCCCAggggacgcagaagacgcatgTGAAGAAGGACTGTGGAGAGCAGACTCTGGAGAGCTAGTTTGGAAAACACTGAGGAAACTGCGTCGGCTTTTCTTCGGGGAGGCAGGCGAGGCCGGCTGGGAGTCTCCGGTGTTCCCGGCGAAGGCCAAAGAGCCAAAGTGGCGGGAGCCGCCCGCGCGCGCAGACGAGGGCGACGAGCCTTCAGAAGACGCCGAAAACGAACGAgattttctttcgtctttaCACGCAGATTCTCGAGGAGCGATGGAGCAAAAAGCGTACCGTTCTTCAGATTCAGACCCTTGGCTGTCCCCATCTCCTTCACTGCCCTCTTCCTTCTTACTGCCCTTgcgtctcgtcctcctctcgctcccctcctctttctcagccgagggaagcgcgagaaggccCCCCGCTCGCAAGGCGCGCCGTCGAGCCTGGCGAGCCTCCACGACCAGCTCGGCAGAGGGCTGGAAGATCCCCTCGATGAAGCAGTGGAAACACCGGAGCTGCTCCGTGAACTGGGAAGTCAACAAGTCTCTCCAGTTGAGGAGATACAGACCGACGGGAAGCGCAGGAATGTGCGCGAGGGTGCCGCTTCGCGCTGGTGCACCTGGAGGCACCGCAGGCCGACCCGACATTTCCTCTCTGGCTGTGTGTGGGGCCGAAGAGCCTGGCTGTGCAGTCTCCTTTTCGCGTTTCGCCTCTTGCGAAGGGGCTGAAGCGCGCGCTCCCTCGGACCTCGGGACCCCGAGGCCTGCAGGCCCCACAGGTTCGAAGCAGCAGGGCGAGACGGTCGTTCCACAGCTGACGCAGCAGCACAAGACTTCAGTCGGTGAggcgaaggggagagagaaaggagagaaggtgaaGTCGCCAGCTCCGGAGTTCCCGGGAGAAACGCCCGCGCGCGAGGCgccagcgagagaggacgcggaaGCCGCTCCAGACGCCGCGAAAGGCACAGACAAAACCCCATGGCAGTGGGGACAGTACGgcggaaagaggagacagacgtcGCCGACGGGGAGATTCGGCGAGGGCTGGTACCCAGTCGCGTGACTGCCTGCAGAGCTGACAGCTGTTCCTCCCGTCGGGAAGGACGCGAAGCTCGCGGGGGCACTTAAGCTGTGGGGAGTGAAGCCCGGCGAGACCCCCTGGCCGGGGCcaaaggcagagacaggtgTCCCCTCGGTGTGGTACGGACAGACGAACCCCACGGCCTCACACGGTTCGCCGGggctgtctcttccaccCCGCTGGGGGAAGACGCCACGGATCCCCACAACAGCCTGGGCGTCGCTGTTCGCCTTTCGCTCCGACGCGCCGGTCTGTGCCATGGCGACCGAAGAGACAGGCCCGGTTCGCCCACCTCGCGGACCCGAGCCGGCGGCCTCGCCCCCAGAGCCCAGGCCGCCGATCCGGGGACTGCGGCTCGTTGCAGAGAACCGTCGCCAGGCCCCCATGATGCTGAACGGCATGCTCGTTCCCTGGCCAGAGGGCGAGGGGACCGAGAGGTggcgtgtgtctctttctcgcccaCAGGGCCCGGCTCCAGCGTGTCTCTCCGAAGGCGCTAAGTTGCGAGACCCCGAgtctgcagaggcgccgcACGGCGAGACGGCGGAGTCTCCACTTGGAGATGCGCCGtcggagaacggagacgcggCGAGAGACCCTCCTCCCTTGCCcggctcttcctctccggaCAGTCCAGCGCCagcagcggagacagcggacgGCCCAGGAGACGGCACCCCAGACAGGTCCGCGGGGAACCCGACAGAGCTGTGGGCGCCAGCGGGGCCCTTGCCGCCGAAGAACGCGAGGCCGGCGTCAGAGCCGTGGTGGGAGGAGAGCAGGGAAGCGCgcggagaagtcgagaggcTCTTCAgcggcagaaaagaaaaggatgAGCCTGTTCGCTTCATCGCAGAGGCCTTCTCAGAGGGTCGGGTCTGACCTGCCAGCATGCTTTGAGCGCGCTCCCCAGAGCTCGCCGAAACGCGGGGCGGTGTTTGGGCAACCTTGCCCAAGCGGGCCGGAGCAGGGGCACTCGCCCCCGCCGCTGGCGACGACGAGCGACTGAAGAGCGAGCCGCGCCGACTGCATTCACTTTCCGGACTAACTGCGTCCGTGCAAAGGGGGCACACCACCGGATTGTGATCGACCAACTCGAGGCCCTCGCGAACAGCGACGTCGTGGCAGGCACGGTAGCCGCCCTTGACGATGCTCACCCACCTGGAAACGAAATTTcgcaagaaaagaaggaaccCTCACAAATGGAAGAGGAATCTGCTTCAGAGTACACACAAACATAGACACGTCCTCTTTCATGCATACTTTTTCTACCttcatatgtatacataaatGAATTGTGCATACACAGGAATCCTGAACTGTATGTATTTGGATTGACTGATAGACGGAAACATGTCTATATCTGCATGGAGAACAGACGAGTGTTGTCCTCTTTGATGGAAACCGACGTATTTACGCGTCAAGACAAACTCGAGGCgattcctgtttcctctggaCCGAACTCAGCGACTCACCGGACTCCCATTTCCTGTGTGAGGACGCGATATACTTCGAGAGCTTCTTCGTAGCTCGTCTCGTCGGACGTGATGAGGCAGGCATGGTGCGTAGGCAGCTGGACCTTCTCTTGTCGGAAAgcctctgtgttttcctccAGACTCAGGGCTCGACTGTAGAACAGTTTGGCCGTTTCTGTGCTTCTCCCAAccaaaaacgaagagacaaggaCGGATGTGGGG contains the following coding sequences:
- a CDS encoding hypothetical protein (encoded by transcript TGME49_216435); this translates as MRGSARRTAPDGGAGICFDAKKRREFIEGFAKRKAQRRQVAKEQEARREKEERRHMKRQRQELLMKHVAELEEARKNARRAHARASLANRKEYSSESVIGHTSASAGKKRRVKGEEETSKRRRGGGEQESEPSGPRGRKVNASAESEAADAVEFQSYSASDYGRHHDREHAGADSEKLFHSVVQFLPSASLSGDARRLPGDNAGSEKTASASNSSTTPVENLTPWLLGCTVTTTLGSFFQPRPDCPSLSATIESKKDHVNAGPSTALSFAEKQSQIASKNRAGEDPRSAPQETQDGNVVGAARGTTVREDRASARVKQATGRKTKGGKSRMRPKKGKGKRGKQKRGRGRQ